Proteins from a single region of Cupriavidus sp. MP-37:
- a CDS encoding tetratricopeptide repeat protein — MKTVTFLLIFGLAGCVAQTPADQLSPRSPTVRLCNGNACAEQDRRAATPQDASADADQRMQALAAVAQRDPNAAYDLGLRLLRGDGVERNSYQALQWLRKAGDNGHMQAQLALGRIYLMGFEEMGSDPAEAEAWLTRAAAQGSKEARDLIPKAQAAKVDEQSLYQVREAYRKSWMTWYGSYPYYWVWGPAGWHPR; from the coding sequence ATGAAGACTGTTACGTTCTTGTTGATATTTGGTCTTGCAGGATGCGTCGCGCAAACACCGGCAGACCAGCTGTCACCCCGCTCCCCGACAGTACGCCTGTGCAACGGGAACGCCTGTGCCGAACAGGATCGCCGTGCCGCGACACCGCAGGATGCATCCGCGGATGCCGACCAGCGCATGCAGGCTTTGGCAGCGGTGGCTCAGCGCGATCCGAACGCCGCTTACGACCTGGGCTTGCGGCTGCTGCGCGGCGACGGCGTCGAGCGCAATAGCTATCAGGCCCTCCAATGGCTGCGCAAGGCCGGAGATAACGGCCATATGCAGGCCCAGCTGGCGCTTGGGCGAATCTACCTGATGGGGTTTGAGGAAATGGGCTCGGACCCTGCGGAAGCCGAGGCGTGGCTGACACGCGCGGCAGCGCAAGGCAGCAAGGAAGCCCGCGACCTGATTCCAAAAGCGCAAGCCGCCAAGGTGGACGAACAGAGCCTGTACCAGGTGCGCGAAGCCTATCGCAAGTCTTGGATGACGTGGTACGGCAGTTATCCGTATTACTGGGTATGGGGCCCTGCCGGCTGGCATCCCCGCTAG
- a CDS encoding tripartite tricarboxylate transporter substrate binding protein, translating into MKQAFNGLWLALGAALMAAPGAAAAAYPDKPIRLIVPAAAGGTTDIASRLVGKRMGEVLGQPVVVENRAGGGGIIGAQALRQSAPDGHTLMMGNIGPNAINYSLYRQLPYRAEDFAPITMVVSVPNVLVVNASVPARTVAELVALARAQPGKYSFASSGTGQSVHLSGELFRKRTGTDLIHVPYKGAAPAVADLVAGQVTMMVDNLPSSLPHIRSGKLRALAVTSASRVPELPDVPTMQEAGVNDFQVTAWFGLVAPAGTPRAVIERLQKTVAGILDEPEVRARLAELGGMPGGDTPAHFSSFIQSERERWARVVKDTGIPQQ; encoded by the coding sequence ATGAAGCAGGCTTTCAATGGACTGTGGCTGGCGCTTGGTGCTGCCCTCATGGCGGCCCCCGGCGCAGCGGCGGCGGCATATCCCGACAAGCCGATCCGGCTGATCGTGCCGGCGGCCGCGGGCGGTACGACCGATATCGCCTCGCGCCTGGTCGGCAAGCGCATGGGCGAGGTGCTCGGCCAGCCGGTGGTGGTGGAAAACCGCGCCGGCGGAGGCGGCATCATCGGCGCGCAGGCGCTCAGGCAGTCCGCCCCGGACGGCCACACCCTGATGATGGGAAACATCGGGCCGAATGCCATCAATTACAGCCTGTACCGGCAACTGCCTTACCGCGCCGAGGATTTTGCGCCGATCACCATGGTGGTGTCGGTGCCCAATGTGCTGGTGGTCAATGCCAGCGTGCCGGCCCGTACCGTGGCCGAACTGGTCGCGCTGGCCAGGGCGCAGCCTGGCAAGTATTCCTTTGCCTCCTCGGGCACCGGCCAGTCGGTCCACCTCTCCGGCGAGCTGTTCCGCAAGCGCACGGGCACGGACCTCATCCATGTTCCCTACAAGGGCGCGGCGCCGGCCGTGGCCGACCTGGTGGCGGGACAGGTCACCATGATGGTGGACAACCTCCCCAGTTCGCTGCCGCATATCCGCTCGGGCAAGCTGCGCGCGCTGGCTGTGACCAGCGCCAGCAGGGTGCCCGAGTTGCCTGATGTCCCCACTATGCAGGAAGCGGGTGTGAATGACTTCCAGGTGACCGCATGGTTCGGCCTGGTGGCACCGGCCGGCACGCCGCGGGCGGTGATCGAGCGGCTGCAGAAGACCGTCGCCGGCATCCTGGACGAGCCCGAGGTCAGGGCCAGGCTGGCGGAGTTGGGCGGTATGCCGGGCGGCGATACGCCCGCCCACTTCAGCAGCTTTATCCAGAGCGAGCGCGAGCGCTGGGCGCGCGTGGTCAAGGACACGGGTATTCCGCAGCAATGA
- the arsB gene encoding ACR3 family arsenite efflux transporter, translating into MQNQDVAAASRPAARPAIGFFERYLTVWVALCIVVGIGLGQMLPGVFQAIGRMEYAQVNLPVGILIWVMIIPMLVKIDFGALGQVKSHWRGIGVTLFINWAVKPFSMALLGWLFVRYLFAPLLPADQLDSYVAGLILLAAAPCTAMVFVWSQLCKGDPYFTLSQVALNDAIMVVAFAPVVALLLGLSSITVPWDTLLTSVALYIVVPVILSQLLRKMLLRHGVARFQRVVQRLGPYSITALLLTLILLFAFQGKAIIDQPLVIALLAVPILIQVFFNSGLAYLLNRKLGVAHCVAGPSSLIGASNFFELAVATAISLFGFQSGAALATVVGVLIEVPVMLLVVSIVNRSQSWYEAKAR; encoded by the coding sequence ATGCAGAATCAAGACGTAGCAGCCGCCAGCCGGCCCGCGGCCAGACCGGCCATCGGCTTTTTCGAGCGCTATCTGACCGTATGGGTCGCGCTGTGCATTGTCGTCGGGATCGGGCTTGGGCAGATGTTGCCTGGTGTTTTCCAGGCGATCGGCCGGATGGAATATGCGCAGGTCAATCTGCCGGTGGGCATCCTGATCTGGGTGATGATCATCCCCATGCTGGTCAAGATTGATTTCGGCGCACTGGGCCAGGTGAAGTCGCACTGGCGAGGCATCGGCGTGACGCTGTTCATCAACTGGGCGGTCAAGCCGTTCTCCATGGCGCTGCTCGGATGGCTCTTTGTGCGCTATCTGTTCGCACCGCTGCTGCCCGCCGACCAGCTCGACAGCTATGTGGCCGGCCTCATCCTGCTGGCGGCAGCGCCATGCACCGCCATGGTCTTTGTCTGGAGCCAGCTGTGCAAGGGCGACCCGTACTTCACGCTGTCGCAGGTGGCACTGAACGACGCGATCATGGTGGTCGCCTTCGCGCCGGTGGTGGCGCTGCTGCTGGGGCTGTCGTCGATCACCGTGCCGTGGGATACCCTGCTCACGTCGGTGGCGCTGTACATCGTCGTGCCGGTCATCCTCTCGCAACTGCTGCGCAAGATGCTGCTGCGCCATGGCGTTGCCCGATTCCAGCGGGTCGTGCAGCGCTTGGGGCCGTACTCGATCACCGCGCTGCTGCTGACGCTGATTCTGTTGTTCGCCTTCCAGGGCAAGGCCATCATCGACCAGCCGCTGGTGATCGCGCTGCTCGCGGTACCGATCCTGATCCAGGTCTTCTTCAACTCGGGACTGGCCTACCTGCTGAACCGGAAACTTGGCGTTGCCCATTGCGTGGCGGGCCCGTCCAGCCTGATCGGCGCCAGCAACTTCTTCGAGCTTGCCGTCGCCACCGCCATCAGCCTGTTCGGCTTCCAGTCGGGCGCGGCGCTGGCGACCGTGGTAGGGGTGCTGATCGAAGTTCCGGTGATGCTGCTGGTCGTCAGCATCGTCAACCGCTCGCAGTCATGGTACGAAGCCAAGGCCCGCTAA
- a CDS encoding ArsI/CadI family heavy metal resistance metalloenzyme: MKRFHVHVSVADLSASIRYYSALFAAEPSLVKDDYAKWMLEDPRVNFAISTRGGETGVDHLGFQTDDAAELAELKQRAEAADMALQDAGETTCCYARSDKYWLTDPQGIAWEHFHTLGDAPVYGESRTIEAEGQPSACCAPRAPKGKPIGVAVKATPSCC, encoded by the coding sequence ATGAAGCGCTTCCACGTCCACGTCAGCGTCGCCGACCTGTCTGCAAGCATTCGCTACTACTCCGCGCTCTTCGCCGCCGAACCATCGCTGGTCAAGGACGACTATGCGAAGTGGATGCTGGAGGATCCTCGCGTGAACTTCGCCATCTCGACGCGTGGCGGGGAAACCGGCGTCGACCACCTGGGCTTCCAGACGGACGACGCCGCAGAACTGGCCGAGTTGAAGCAGCGTGCCGAAGCCGCTGACATGGCGCTGCAGGATGCGGGCGAAACCACCTGCTGCTATGCGCGCAGCGACAAGTACTGGCTGACGGATCCACAGGGCATTGCGTGGGAGCATTTCCACACCCTGGGCGACGCGCCCGTGTACGGAGAATCCCGAACCATCGAAGCGGAAGGCCAGCCATCGGCCTGTTGCGCGCCACGTGCGCCAAAGGGCAAGCCGATCGGCGTCGCGGTGAAGGCCACGCCGTCTTGCTGCTGA
- a CDS encoding DNA polymerase Y family protein, which produces MPYWIAVHLPRLPLDALQPNWPELAPAESVSAATLHHALPVAVMAREQVVLANGPAMQLGVRYGMRRGGVQALSADIVQLERDPAAEAALMEAVALALLRFTPAVTVDEEPESATVMLDVSASLRLFGGHRALCRAVRACVRQLGTIAQVGAGPTAHGAAWLARQPLRRTRRGVVRPGRRAVGMARLHRLLDRLPVEALQTLADPAWLDGIGCRTLGEVRRLPRAGLTRRLGPALLARLDQAYGEAPARFIWFVAPPAFAQRMDLPGRIESAEAVLAGAQRLLLALAGWLAAQQAGVTRCVLVLEHERYRRGAATEGTPVPLGLAQPSRDPAHLSRLLREKLDKLSFHAPVTGLALRVEAMAACVPQSDALFPEPGGTPEDLGRLLDTLMARLGRDNVLQPRPLADHRPERANRWCPVDEPGGKPASLPQPQPQPQPERPLWLLPQPLPLPVQGHRPCHGGPLALLSRPERIEAGWWDGALATRDYFIAERADGLRCWIFRERPGHAAQDDGGEYRWFLHGLFA; this is translated from the coding sequence ATGCCGTACTGGATCGCGGTGCACCTGCCGCGCCTGCCCCTGGACGCCCTGCAGCCCAACTGGCCTGAGCTGGCGCCCGCCGAGAGCGTGTCCGCCGCCACCCTGCACCATGCGCTGCCGGTGGCGGTGATGGCGCGCGAGCAGGTGGTGCTGGCCAATGGCCCGGCCATGCAGCTGGGTGTGCGCTATGGCATGCGCCGCGGCGGCGTGCAGGCACTGTCGGCCGATATCGTGCAGCTGGAGCGCGACCCGGCCGCCGAAGCCGCGCTGATGGAAGCGGTGGCGCTGGCCCTGCTGCGTTTCACGCCGGCCGTGACCGTCGACGAGGAGCCGGAGTCGGCCACCGTCATGCTCGATGTCAGCGCCAGCCTGCGCCTGTTCGGCGGCCACCGTGCGCTGTGCCGCGCGGTGCGTGCCTGCGTGCGCCAGCTCGGCACCATTGCCCAGGTGGGGGCCGGGCCCACCGCGCACGGCGCCGCATGGCTGGCGCGCCAGCCGCTGCGGCGCACGCGCCGCGGCGTGGTGCGGCCCGGCCGCCGGGCGGTGGGCATGGCGCGCCTGCACCGGCTGCTGGACCGCCTGCCGGTGGAGGCGCTGCAGACGCTGGCCGATCCGGCCTGGCTGGACGGCATCGGCTGCCGCACGCTGGGCGAGGTGCGGCGCCTGCCGCGCGCGGGCCTGACGCGCCGGCTGGGCCCGGCGCTGCTGGCTCGGCTGGACCAGGCCTATGGCGAGGCGCCGGCGCGCTTTATCTGGTTTGTGGCGCCGCCCGCGTTTGCACAGCGCATGGACCTGCCGGGCCGCATCGAATCCGCCGAAGCCGTGCTGGCCGGCGCGCAGCGGCTGCTGCTGGCGCTGGCGGGCTGGCTGGCGGCGCAGCAGGCCGGCGTGACGCGCTGCGTGCTGGTGCTGGAGCACGAGCGCTACCGGCGCGGCGCCGCGACCGAAGGCACCCCGGTGCCACTGGGCTTGGCCCAGCCCAGCCGCGATCCCGCGCACCTGTCGCGGCTGCTGCGCGAAAAGCTCGACAAGCTCAGCTTCCATGCCCCGGTGACCGGGCTGGCGCTGCGGGTGGAAGCCATGGCCGCCTGCGTGCCGCAAAGCGATGCGCTGTTCCCCGAACCCGGCGGCACGCCGGAAGACCTGGGCCGCCTGCTCGATACGCTGATGGCGCGGCTGGGCCGCGACAACGTGCTGCAGCCGCGGCCGCTGGCCGACCACCGGCCCGAGCGCGCCAACCGCTGGTGCCCGGTCGACGAGCCCGGCGGCAAGCCCGCCAGCCTGCCGCAGCCGCAGCCGCAGCCGCAGCCGGAGCGCCCGCTGTGGCTGCTGCCGCAACCGCTGCCGCTGCCGGTGCAGGGCCACCGGCCTTGCCACGGCGGCCCGCTGGCGCTGCTGAGCCGGCCCGAGCGCATCGAGGCCGGCTGGTGGGACGGGGCGCTGGCCACGCGCGACTACTTTATCGCCGAGCGCGCCGACGGCCTGCGCTGCTGGATCTTCCGCGAGCGTCCGGGCCATGCGGCGCAGGACGATGGCGGCGAGTATCGCTGGTTCCTGCATGGGTTGTTCGCATGA
- a CDS encoding arsenate reductase ArsC, with translation MTTNVLILCTHNSARSVLGEGMLNHLATQLGRDVRAYSAGSAPSGRINPFAIEALKNAGVDVRDFRSKSWDEFVGENAPQMRVVITVCDSAAEEACPYWPGSPVKVHWGYPDPSNTEGGDEKKRQAFELTRQAIAYRMLQLLLLPIEDMGNAELQEALQRLAGK, from the coding sequence ATGACTACCAACGTACTGATCCTCTGTACCCACAACTCCGCCCGCAGCGTTCTGGGCGAGGGCATGCTCAATCATCTGGCCACGCAGCTCGGCCGGGATGTGCGCGCCTACAGCGCCGGAAGCGCTCCGAGCGGACGTATCAACCCGTTCGCCATCGAGGCCCTCAAGAACGCCGGCGTCGATGTCCGCGACTTCCGCAGCAAGAGCTGGGACGAGTTCGTCGGCGAAAATGCGCCGCAGATGCGCGTCGTGATCACGGTGTGCGACAGCGCGGCCGAAGAAGCGTGTCCGTACTGGCCGGGCAGCCCCGTGAAGGTGCACTGGGGCTACCCTGACCCGTCCAACACCGAAGGCGGCGATGAAAAGAAGCGCCAGGCATTCGAGCTGACCAGGCAGGCGATCGCCTACCGCATGCTGCAACTGCTGCTGCTGCCGATCGAGGACATGGGCAACGCCGAGCTGCAGGAGGCGCTGCAGCGCCTGGCGGGGAAGTGA
- the arsH gene encoding arsenical resistance protein ArsH, whose amino-acid sequence MIKDMPNIVPEVLDTPDLHKLEPARVSTHPPRILLLYGSLRETSYSRLLVQEAERILRHFGAQTRVFDPHGLPVCDSVAADHPKVVELRKLSEWSEGQVWCSPERHGTLTAVFKNQIDWLPLEMGGIRPTQGRTLAVMQVCGGSQSFNAVNALRVLGRWMRMVTIPNQSSVAKAYQEFDANGRMKPSSYYDRVVDVMEELFKFTLLVRDRSAYLTDRYSERKEAAPAAATTLAAAAMRHERDAQVSDTDSGEVE is encoded by the coding sequence ATGATCAAGGATATGCCCAACATCGTGCCGGAAGTGCTCGACACTCCGGACCTCCATAAGCTGGAACCGGCGCGCGTCAGTACCCACCCGCCGCGCATCCTGTTGCTCTACGGCTCCCTGCGCGAAACGTCGTACAGCCGCCTGCTGGTCCAGGAAGCCGAACGGATCCTGCGGCACTTCGGTGCGCAGACCCGCGTGTTTGACCCGCATGGCCTGCCGGTGTGCGACAGCGTTGCCGCCGACCATCCCAAGGTGGTCGAACTGCGCAAGCTCTCGGAGTGGTCCGAGGGCCAGGTGTGGTGCAGCCCCGAGCGTCACGGCACGCTGACGGCTGTCTTCAAGAACCAGATCGACTGGCTGCCGCTGGAAATGGGCGGCATTCGTCCCACCCAGGGGCGCACGCTGGCCGTCATGCAGGTTTGCGGAGGCTCGCAATCGTTCAATGCCGTCAACGCACTGCGCGTGCTCGGACGCTGGATGCGGATGGTGACCATCCCCAACCAGTCGTCGGTTGCCAAGGCCTACCAGGAGTTCGATGCAAATGGCCGCATGAAGCCCTCCTCTTACTATGACCGGGTGGTCGACGTCATGGAGGAGCTGTTCAAGTTCACGCTGCTCGTGCGCGATCGCAGCGCATACCTGACGGATCGCTACAGCGAGCGCAAGGAAGCCGCTCCGGCTGCGGCCACCACGCTCGCGGCGGCGGCGATGCGCCATGAGCGGGACGCCCAGGTCAGCGATACCGACAGCGGCGAGGTCGAATAG
- a CDS encoding 5'/3'-nucleotidase SurE, translated as MKSRLFAAALLAATASPAFALNILLTNDDGLTSNLRALYDALKGAGHNVIVSVPCTGQSGRGAGIVMYSTTVIVADNDKTQVEAEGGCHNGAAKTGEPAVGPFTKPGYTNGDYHYAHGTPVMATMYGLDVLAPARWGKAPDLVLSGPNEGQNVGRIVNSSGTVSNAQFGAARGIPSIALSAGTDSVDNAGLASPVSGVVAQLTIKLVNTLQAKANGGPLLPAGLALNVNFPNAPTSATPFAFSRHGTFDAYALKFSGTAPYGLGIGAGSGTPTAAQAEDESVVYKTKTAVTAMQIGFDQRPAGQQWLRLRLGELFGQ; from the coding sequence ATGAAATCCCGCCTGTTCGCCGCGGCCTTGCTCGCCGCCACGGCGAGTCCTGCCTTCGCCCTCAACATCCTGCTGACCAATGATGACGGCCTGACCAGCAACCTGAGGGCGCTGTACGACGCCCTCAAGGGCGCCGGCCACAACGTCATCGTCAGCGTACCCTGCACCGGCCAGAGCGGCCGTGGCGCCGGCATCGTGATGTACAGCACCACGGTCATCGTGGCGGACAACGACAAGACCCAGGTCGAGGCCGAAGGCGGTTGCCACAACGGCGCGGCGAAGACGGGGGAGCCCGCGGTGGGGCCCTTCACCAAGCCGGGCTACACCAACGGCGATTACCACTACGCCCATGGCACGCCGGTGATGGCGACCATGTACGGCCTGGACGTGCTGGCGCCGGCACGCTGGGGCAAGGCCCCGGACCTGGTGCTGTCCGGTCCCAACGAAGGCCAGAACGTCGGCCGCATCGTCAACAGTTCCGGCACCGTCAGCAATGCGCAGTTCGGCGCCGCGCGCGGCATTCCGTCGATCGCGCTGAGCGCGGGCACGGATTCGGTCGACAATGCCGGACTGGCGAGCCCGGTGTCCGGCGTGGTGGCGCAACTGACCATCAAGCTGGTCAATACGCTGCAGGCCAAGGCCAATGGCGGCCCGCTGCTGCCGGCGGGGCTGGCGCTGAACGTCAACTTCCCGAACGCGCCGACGTCCGCCACGCCGTTCGCGTTCTCGCGGCATGGCACCTTCGATGCCTATGCGCTGAAGTTCAGCGGCACGGCGCCGTACGGGCTCGGCATCGGCGCCGGCAGCGGCACGCCGACCGCCGCGCAGGCCGAGGACGAGTCCGTCGTCTACAAGACCAAGACCGCCGTCACTGCCATGCAGATCGGCTTCGACCAGCGTCCCGCCGGCCAGCAATGGCTGCGCCTGCGGCTGGGTGAACTGTTCGGCCAGTGA
- a CDS encoding error-prone DNA polymerase, giving the protein MSAPPLPPAWPASLPGLLPALPDYVELHCISNFTFLTGASHPGELIERAFGLGYSGLALTDECSVAGTARAHDAIETLRKRLHDAVARSAACGVGGGAEGVAQGVDEPLLDDGDAFGTGDDDPDFLANRHRRLQALARAADAFALLIGSRFSLTPADGSAQAPLRLVLIAQHREGFGNLSELITLGRRRAQKGSYRLHPEDLAAPAGDVAHLRGMPGCVALLLPDYCAEPERLLAQAEWCRAVFGERAWIALEQLQGHADALHRARLEAVSARTGVPLAAAGAVTMHVRSRKPLSDVLTAIRLGQPLAECGMALAPNAEQHLRMRQVLSRLYPREALAQTLKIAQSCDFSLGTLRYEYPEELVPPGETPISYLRKEVERGKRERFPNGLKPEWDKQLEEELELIEEKHYEPFFLTVHDIVRFARSRGILCQGRGSAANSLVCFCLYVTEVSPEQANLLFGRFLSRERDEPPDIDVDFEHQRREEVIQYIYDKYGRHRAALAASLITYRSRSALRDVGRALGIDASVVEQVVKGQAWWDGGPGFVDKIARYGLDPESPAVQQWASLTAQLRGFPRHLSQHVGGFVIARHKLSRLVPIENAAMADRSVIQWDKDDLESLGLLKVDVLALGMLSAIRRALEMIPNPSRDPARAGLPARMEDIPKEDTQTYDMICKADTIGVFQIESRAQQSMLPRLQPREYYDLVVEVAIVRPGPIQGGMVHPYLKRREAFRRTRKPPVYFNAVIEKVLGRTLGVPIFQEQVMQLAIDAAGFSPGQADQLRRSMAAWRRRGDLRQHQDALVRALTGNGYPESFALAICKQIEGFGEYGFPESHAASFAKLVYVSSWLKCHHPAAFLCALLNSQPMGFYSPSQLVQDARRHGVQVLPVDVTISRWDSTLEPAPESDTASTRQDQPPHPRVRLGLGRVKGMREAAALRIEAARAQRAFDSVEDLALRAGLDRHDIDVLAAADALAPLAGNRRQARWQARAAAAHAAHRDLLYQAPPAEAALALPAPRLGEDVTADYASLGLSLKSHPLALLRHKLAAMRFATASQLERCANGRRVRACGIVTVRQRPSTASGTIFATIEDETGSINLILWPDLVERQRKEVLGATLLGVVGTWQRQGDVRHLVAKELVDLSPMLGRLLVGSRDFH; this is encoded by the coding sequence ATGAGCGCGCCGCCTTTGCCCCCCGCGTGGCCGGCGTCCTTGCCGGGTTTGCTGCCGGCGCTGCCGGATTACGTGGAGCTGCACTGCATCTCCAACTTCACCTTCCTGACCGGCGCCTCGCACCCGGGCGAGCTGATCGAGCGCGCCTTCGGCCTGGGCTACAGCGGGCTGGCGCTGACCGATGAATGCTCGGTGGCCGGCACCGCGCGCGCGCACGATGCCATCGAGACGCTGCGCAAGCGCCTGCACGACGCGGTGGCGCGCAGCGCTGCATGCGGGGTGGGGGGCGGCGCGGAGGGCGTCGCTCAAGGCGTCGATGAACCGCTGCTGGACGACGGCGATGCCTTCGGCACCGGCGATGACGATCCCGACTTCCTTGCCAACCGCCACCGGCGGCTGCAGGCGCTGGCCCGCGCCGCCGATGCGTTCGCGCTGCTGATCGGCAGCCGCTTCAGCCTGACCCCGGCCGATGGTTCGGCGCAGGCGCCGCTGCGGCTGGTGCTGATCGCGCAGCATCGCGAGGGCTTCGGCAACCTGAGCGAGCTGATCACGCTGGGCCGCCGGCGCGCGCAGAAGGGCAGCTACCGGCTGCATCCCGAAGACCTCGCCGCGCCGGCCGGCGACGTCGCCCACCTGCGCGGCATGCCCGGCTGCGTGGCGCTGCTGCTGCCCGACTACTGCGCCGAGCCTGAGCGGCTGCTGGCGCAGGCCGAGTGGTGCCGCGCCGTGTTCGGCGAGCGTGCCTGGATCGCGCTGGAACAACTGCAGGGCCATGCCGATGCCCTGCACCGCGCGCGCCTGGAAGCGGTCTCGGCCCGGACCGGCGTGCCGCTGGCCGCGGCCGGCGCGGTCACCATGCACGTGCGCTCGCGCAAGCCGCTGTCCGACGTGCTGACCGCGATCCGGCTGGGCCAGCCGCTGGCCGAATGCGGCATGGCGCTGGCGCCCAATGCCGAGCAGCATTTGCGCATGCGCCAGGTGCTGTCGCGCCTGTATCCGCGCGAGGCGCTGGCGCAGACGCTGAAGATTGCCCAGAGCTGCGATTTCTCGCTGGGCACGCTGCGTTACGAGTACCCCGAGGAACTGGTGCCGCCCGGCGAGACCCCGATCTCCTACCTGCGCAAGGAAGTCGAGCGCGGCAAGCGCGAGCGCTTTCCCAACGGCCTCAAGCCAGAGTGGGACAAGCAGCTGGAAGAAGAGCTCGAACTGATCGAGGAAAAGCACTACGAGCCGTTCTTCCTCACGGTGCACGACATCGTGCGCTTTGCGCGCTCGCGCGGCATCCTGTGCCAGGGGCGCGGCTCCGCCGCCAATTCGCTGGTGTGCTTCTGCCTCTATGTGACCGAGGTCAGCCCAGAGCAGGCCAACCTGCTGTTCGGCCGCTTCCTGTCGCGCGAGCGCGATGAGCCGCCCGACATCGACGTGGATTTCGAGCACCAGCGGCGCGAAGAGGTGATCCAGTACATCTACGACAAATACGGCCGCCATCGCGCCGCGCTGGCGGCGTCGCTGATCACCTACCGTTCGCGCAGCGCCCTGCGCGACGTGGGCCGTGCGCTGGGCATCGACGCCAGCGTGGTCGAGCAGGTGGTCAAGGGCCAGGCATGGTGGGACGGCGGCCCGGGCTTTGTCGACAAGATCGCCCGCTACGGGCTCGATCCCGAGTCCCCGGCGGTGCAGCAGTGGGCCAGCCTGACCGCGCAGCTGCGCGGCTTTCCGCGCCATCTGTCGCAGCATGTGGGCGGTTTCGTGATTGCGCGGCACAAGCTGTCGCGGCTGGTGCCGATCGAGAACGCGGCCATGGCCGACCGCAGCGTGATCCAGTGGGACAAGGACGACCTGGAGTCGCTGGGCCTGCTCAAGGTCGACGTGCTGGCGCTGGGCATGCTGTCGGCGATCCGGCGCGCGCTGGAGATGATCCCCAATCCCAGCCGCGACCCGGCGCGCGCGGGGCTGCCGGCGCGCATGGAAGACATCCCGAAGGAAGACACGCAGACCTACGACATGATCTGCAAGGCCGACACCATCGGCGTGTTCCAGATCGAGTCGCGCGCGCAGCAATCGATGCTGCCGCGGCTGCAGCCGCGCGAGTACTACGACCTGGTGGTGGAGGTGGCCATCGTGCGGCCGGGCCCGATCCAGGGCGGCATGGTCCATCCGTACCTGAAGCGGCGCGAGGCCTTCCGCCGCACGCGCAAGCCGCCGGTCTACTTCAACGCGGTGATCGAGAAGGTGCTGGGGCGCACGCTGGGCGTGCCGATCTTCCAGGAGCAGGTGATGCAGCTGGCCATCGACGCGGCGGGTTTTTCGCCCGGGCAAGCCGACCAGCTGCGCCGCTCGATGGCGGCGTGGCGGCGGCGCGGCGACCTGCGCCAGCACCAGGACGCGCTGGTGCGCGCGCTGACCGGCAACGGCTATCCGGAATCCTTTGCGCTGGCGATCTGCAAGCAGATCGAGGGGTTTGGCGAATATGGCTTCCCCGAAAGCCATGCCGCCAGCTTCGCCAAGCTGGTGTACGTGAGTTCGTGGCTCAAGTGCCACCATCCGGCGGCCTTCCTGTGCGCGCTGCTGAACAGCCAGCCGATGGGCTTCTATTCGCCCTCGCAGCTGGTGCAGGACGCGCGCCGCCATGGTGTGCAGGTGCTGCCGGTGGATGTCACCATCAGCCGCTGGGACAGCACGCTGGAGCCGGCGCCGGAGTCCGATACGGCCAGCACCCGGCAAGACCAGCCGCCGCATCCGCGCGTGCGCCTGGGCCTGGGCCGGGTCAAGGGCATGCGCGAAGCCGCCGCGCTGCGCATCGAGGCCGCGCGCGCGCAGCGTGCCTTCGACAGCGTCGAAGACCTGGCCCTGCGCGCCGGCCTGGACCGCCACGACATCGACGTGCTGGCCGCCGCCGACGCGCTGGCGCCGCTCGCCGGCAACCGCCGCCAGGCCCGCTGGCAGGCACGCGCCGCGGCAGCGCATGCCGCGCACCGCGACCTGCTGTACCAAGCGCCGCCCGCCGAAGCCGCGCTGGCGCTGCCCGCGCCGCGCCTGGGCGAAGACGTGACCGCGGACTATGCCAGCCTGGGCCTGTCGCTCAAGTCGCACCCGCTGGCGCTGCTGCGGCACAAGCTGGCGGCGATGCGCTTTGCCACCGCCAGCCAGCTCGAACGCTGCGCCAACGGCCGCCGCGTGCGCGCCTGCGGCATCGTCACCGTGCGCCAGCGCCCGTCCACCGCCAGCGGCACCATCTTCGCCACCATCGAGGACGAGACCGGCAGCATCAACCTGATCCTGTGGCCAGACCTGGTCGAGCGCCAGCGCAAGGAGGTGCTGGGGGCCACGCTGCTGGGCGTGGTCGGCACCTGGCAGCGCCAGGGCGACGTGCGCCACCTGGTGGCCAAGGAGCTGGTGGACCTGAGTCCGATGCTGGGACGGTTGCTGGTGGGGAGCCGGGATTTTCATTGA